The genome window ATCATTGATTTTTACCCCTTGTAAACGGTATACCTCTTGAATTTCATTTACTAAATACTGTTGAACAGCAGATGGTCCTTGAATTCTTAAGATATCCTCTGGAGTAATTGCTCCATCAGAAAGTGGTGTACCCGCTTTTACGAAGTCATTCTCTTGAACTAAGATTTGGTTAGAAAGTTTTACCAAGTATTTCTTCACTTCACCAAATTTAGATTCGATAGCGATTTCACGGTTACCTCTCTTAATTTTTCCGAAAGTTACAACACCATCAATTTCAGAAACTACTGCTGGGTTTGAAGGATTACGAGCCTCTAACAACTCTGTAATTCTTGGTAAACCTCCTGTAATATCTCCCGCTTTTGAAGAACGACGAGGAATTTTAACTAAAATCTTACCAGCTTTAATTTTCTCTCCGTCATCTACCATAAGGTGAGCACCTACTGGTAAGTTGTAAGAACGAATTAATTCACCATCTTTACCATAAATTAATAAAGTAGGAACTAATTTTTTATTTCTACCTTCAGAAATTACTTTCTCTTGGAAACCTGTTTGCTCATCGATTTCAACTAAGAACGATTGTCCTTGTTCTAAATCTTCATAAGCAATTTTTCCTGTAAATTCAGAAACAATAACTCCATTATATGGATCCCATTTACAGATTGTAGTACCTTTTTCAACAACGTCTCCGTCTTTTACAAAAATACTAGAACCATAAGGAATATAGTGCGTATTTAATAAAATACCTGTTTTAGCATCAACTAATTTTAACTCAGTAGAACGAGAAATTACGATATCAACAGTATTCCCATCAGCATCCTCACCTTTAACTGTTTTTAAATCTTCGATTTCTAATTTACCTGCAAAACGAGTAACAATACTTGACTCTTCAGAGATACCTCCAGCAACCCCTCCAACGTGGAACGTACGAAGTGTTAACTGTGTACCTGGCTCACCAATTGATTGCGCTGCAATAACTCCAACTGCTTCACCTTTTTGAGTCATTTTTCCAGTAGCTAAGTTTCTACCATAACATTTAGCACAAATACCTTTTGTAGCTTCACATGTTAATGGAGAACGTACATCAACTCTTTCAACTGGAGATGCTTCAATTTTCTTAACGATTGCTTCTGTAATTTGCTCACCTGCATGAACTAAAATTTCAGAATCAAGAGGATTAATAACATCTTGTAAGGCAACACGTCCTAAGATTCTTTCTCCTAATGTTTCAACAATCTCTTCGTTTTTCTTTAAAGCAGAAACTTCAATACCTCTTAAAGTACCACAATCTACAGAGTTTACAATTACATCTTGAGATACATCATGTAAACGACGAGTTAAGTAACCCGCATCGGCCGTTTTAAGAGCCGTATCCGCAAGACCTTTACGAGCACCGTGAGTAGAGATAAAGTACTCAAGGATAGAAAGACCTTCTTTAAAGTTCGATAAGATAGGGTTTTCAATAATTTCACCACCACCAGCAGTTGATTTTTTAGGCTTAGCCATCAAACCACGCATACCAGTTAACTGACGAATCTGTTCTTTAGAACCCCTCGCTCCAGAGTCAAGCATCATATATACCGAGTTGAAACCTTGTTGGTCTTCACGGATATTTTTCATTGCTAACTCCGTTAATTGAGCATTAGCAGAAGTCCAGATATCAATAACTTGGTTGTAACGCTCGTTATTAGTAATAAGACCCATGCTATAGTTCATCGAAATTCCTTCTACTTGCTCACGAGCATCAGCGATTAATTTTCCTTTTTGTTCTGGAATTCTAATATCACCTAATGAGAAAGATAATCCTCCACGGAATGCGAACTTATAACCCATATCTTTCATGTTATCCAAGAAAGCAGCAGTTGTAGGAACGTCAGTAACCGCTAATATTTTACCAATAATATCACGAAGTGATTTCTTAGTTAATACCTCATTAATATATCCTGCAGCTTCAGGTACTACTTCATTAAATAATACTCTACCTGCTGTAGTTTGAATAATTTTTGTAACTAATTCTCCTTCTTCATTAAAGTCTTTTGCTCTAATTTTCACTCTAGCATTTAACTCTAATCTTCCTTCATTTAAAGCGATATTTACCTCTTCAGCTGAATAGAAAGTTAAACCTTCACCTAAAATTTTCATTTCTGGAGTTGACAAACGCTCTTTAGTCATATAGTAAAGACCAAGAACCATGTCCTGAGAAGGTACTGTAATAGGAGCACCATTTGCTGGATTCAAGATATTATGAGAAGCCAACATTAATAATTGTGCCTCTAAAATAGCTTCTGGTCCTAAAGGTAAGTGAACCGCCATCTGGTCACCATCGAAATCGGCGTTGAATGCCGTACATACTAATGGGTGTAACTGGATTGCTTTTCCTTCAATTAACTTAGGTTGGAATGCTTGAATACCTAAACGGTGAAGCGTAGGAGCACGGTTTAATAATACAGGATGTCCTTTAATTACATTCTCTAAAATATCCCATACTACTGGCTCTTTTTTGTCAATAATTTTCTTAGCCGACTTAACTGTTTTAACAATTCCTCTTTCGATTAATTTACGAATAACGAATGGTTTATATAGTTCAGCAGCCATATCTTTTGGCAAACCACACTCGAACAATTTCATTTCAGGTCCAACAACAATTACCGAACGAGCAGAATAATCTACACGTTTACCTAATAAGTTTTGACGGAAACGTCCTTGTTTACCTTTTAATGAATCTGATAACGATTTTAATGGTCTGTTTGATTCTGTTTTAACAGCAGAAGCTTTACGTGTATTATCAAATAATGAATCTACAGATTCTTGTAACATACGTTTTTCGTTTCTTAAGATAACTTCAGGAGCTTTAATCTCCATTAATCTTTTTAAACGGTTGTTACGTATGATAACTCTTCTGTATAAATCATTTAAATCTGAAGTTGCAAAACGACCTCCGTCAAGTGGAACTAACGGACGTAATTCTGGTGGAATAACTGGAATTACTTTTAAAATCATCCATTCTGGACGGTTTTCTCTATTCAAGTTAGACTCACGGAATGATTCTACAACATTTAAACGTTTTAATGCTTCTGTCTTACGTTGTTTAGATGTTTCGTTATTAGCAGCATGACGTAAACTATATGAAAGTTCATCTAAGTCAGTACGAGCTAATAAATCCATAATACATTCAGCACCCATTTTAGCGATGAATTTATTAGGATCATTATCATCTAAATATTGATTTTCCATTGGAAGTGTATCTAAAATATTTAAATACTCTTCTTCCGTAAGGAAATCTAATTTTTGTAAAGATTCTCCATCAGCGTTTTTAGCAATACCTGCTTGAATTACTACGTATCTTTCGTAGTAAATAATCATATCTAATTTCTTAGATGGTAATCCTAAAATATAACCAATTTTGTTTGGTAACGAACGGAAATACCAAATATGAGCAATTGGCACAACTAGGTTGATATGCCCTACTCTATCTCTACGTACTTTTTTCTCCGTTACTTCAACACCACATCGGTCACAAACGATTCCTTTGTAGCGAATTCTTTTATACTTACCACAAGCACATTCGTAATCTTTTACTGGACCGAAAATTCTTTCGCAGAAAAGACCATCTCTTTCTGGCTTGTGCGTACGATAGTTAATAGTTTCTGGTTTTAAAACCTCACCTCTAGATTCTGCCAAAATAGATTCTGGAGAAGCTAGTCCTATCGTGATTTTGTTAAATCTTTTAACGGTATTTTTATCTTTTAATCTTGTCATGATATGAATACTTTCGATTTATGAAAAGCGTTATAAAGGGAGTAACCAAGGCTACTCCCGGGATAAATTTATTCTTCTAATCTGATGTCTAATCCAAGACCTTTTAATTCATGCATTAATACATTGAATGACTCAGGTAATCCTGGTTCTGGCATAGTTTCTCCTTTAACGATAGACTCGTAAGTTTTAGCTCTACCAATAACGTCATCTGATTTAACAGTTAAGATTTCTCTAAGCGTACTTGATGCACCGTATGCTTCAAGAGCCCAAACCTCCATCTCTCCAAAACGCTGACCTCCGAATTGAGCTTTACCTCCTAATGGTTGTTGCGTAATTAATGAGTATGGACCAATAGAACGTGCGTGCATTTTGTCATCTACCATGTGTCCTAATTTCAACATGTAAATTACACCTACAGTAGCACGTTGGTGGAAACGCTCTCCAGTTCCTCCATCATACAAATACGTATGACCGAATCTTGGAATTCCTGCTTCGTCTGTTAGTTCATTAATCTGATCTAAAGTTGCACCATCAAAAATTGGCGTAGCAAATTTCTTTCCTAATTTTTGACCAGCCCATCCTAATACAGTTTCATAAATCTGTCCGATGTTCATACGAGATGGTACCCCAAGTGGATTCAATACGATATCTACTGGTGTTCCGTCTTCTAAGAATGGCATATCTTCATGACGAACGATTTTAGCAACAATACCTTTGTTACCGTGACGTCCTGCCATTTTATCCCCTACTTTTAATTTACGTTTCTTAGCGATGTAAACTTTAGCAAGTTTTAAAATTCCAGAAGGTAATTCATCCCCAACGGTAATAGTAAATTTCTCTCTTCTTAACCAACCTTGTAAATCATTTAATTTGATTTTGTAGTTGTGAATTAAGTCATTTACCATAGCATTTGTATGCTCATCAGTTGTCCACTGACCTTTAGTTAAGTGAGCAAAATCTTCTACTCCTTGTAACATCTTTTTAGTGAATTTTTTACCTTTTGGTAATACTTCTTCACCTAAATCGTTCATTACACCTTGAGAAGTTTTACCGTCGATGATAACAAATAATTTTTCAATTAATTTGTCTTTCAAGTCAGTATACTTAACTTCAAATTCAGTTTCTAATTTATCAACGTCTTCTTTATCTTTAGAACGTTTTCTCTTATCTTTTACCGCTTTCGCAAATAATTTTTTGTCTAAAACTACACCGTGTAATGATGGAGAAGCTTTTAAAGATGCATCTTTAACATCACCAGCTTTATCACCGAAGATAGCTCTTAAAAGTTTTTCTTCTGGAGTTGGATCAGATTCTCCTTTTGGTGTAATTTTTCCGATTAGAATATCGCCAGGTTTAACCTCTGCACCAATTCTAATCATTCCGTTTTCATCTAAATCTTTAGTAGCTTCTTCAGAAACATTTGGAATATCATTAGTTAATTCTTCGTTACCTAATTTAGTATCACGAACTTCTAATGTATAGTCATCAATATGTAATGATGTAAAAATATCATCACGTACTACTTTTTCAGAGATTACGATAGCATCCTCGAAGTTGTAACCTTTCCATGGCATGAACGCCACTTTTAAGTTTCTACCGATTGCTAATTCTCCGTTTTGAGTAGCATATCCTTCACAAAGAACTTGACCTTTAGCAACTCTATCACCTTTTCTTACGATTGGTTTTAAGTTGATACAAGTACTTTGATTCGTTTTTCTATATTTGATTAACTGATATGTTTTCTCATCTGTATCAAAGCTTACCATACGCTCTTCTTCAGTTCTGTCGTATTTGATAGTGATCATATCAGCATCAACATACTCAACAGTTCCGTTTCCTTCAGCGTTGATTAATACTCTTGAATCAGAAGCAACTTGTCTTTCTAAACCAGTACCAACGATTGGAGCTTCAGGACGTAATAATGGAACGGCCTGACGCATCATGTTAGATCCCATCAACGCACGGTTCGCATCATCATGCTCTAAGAAAGGAATTAATGAAGCCGAAATCGAAGCAATCTGATTTGGAGCAACGTCTGTATAATGTACAGCAGAAGGAGCTACAACTGGGAAATCTCCTTCTTCACGCGCAATAACATTAGAAGCGGTAATTTGACCGTTTCCATCCATTTCAATATTTGCCTGAGCAATCATTTTACCTTCTTCTTCCTCTGCACTTAAGTAGATAGGTTCAGAAACTAAATCAACTTGTCCGTTAGTCACTTTACGATATGGAGTTTCGATGAATCCCATACCATTAACTTTAGCATAAACTCCTAAAGAAGAAATCAAACCAATGTTTGGTCCCTCAGGCGTTTCAATAGGACAAAGTCTTCCGTAGTGTGTATAGTGAACGTCACGAACCTCGAAACCAGCTCTTTCTCTAGATAAACCTCCAGGTCCAAGGGCAGATAAACGACGTTTGTGAGTAATCTCTGCTAATGGATTCGTTTGATCCATGAACTGAGATAACTGGTTAGTTCCGAAGAATGAATTGATTACCGATGATAATGTTTTAGCATTAATCAAATCGATAGGTGTAAACACCTCGTTATCACGAACGTTCATTCTTTCACGGATAGTTCTAGCCATACGAGCTAAACCTACACCAAACTGAGCTGATAATTGCTCACCAACTGTTCTTACACGACGGTTAGATAAGTGATCGATATCATCAATCTCTGCTTTAGAGTTGATCAATTCGATTAAATACTTAACGATAGTGATGATATCCTCTTTGGTTAAGACTTGCTTTTCCATTGGGATATCTAAGTTTAATTTTTTGTTCATTCTATAACGACCAACTTCACCTAAGTTGTAACGTTGATCTGAGAAGAACAATTTATCTATAATACCACGAGCCGTTTCCTCATCAGGCGGTTCCGCGTTACGTAATTGTCTATAAATATGCTCAACAGCTTCTTTTTCAGAGTTTGTTGGATCTTTTTGAAGCGTATTATGAATAATTGTATAATCTGCAGCGTTGTTATCTTCTTTATGTAAAAGAATAGTTTTAACATCTGCTTCAATTATTTCTTCGATATTATCTTTATCAAGAATAGTATCACGATCTAAGATAATTTCGTTACGCTCAATAGAAACAACCTCTCCTGTATCCTCATCTACGAAATCCTCATGCCATGTATTTAAAACACGTGCAGCAAGTCTTCTTCCAGCATACTTTTTGATTCCTGTTTTTGAAACTTTAATTTCTTCAGCTAAGTCGAAAATTTCTAAGATATCTTTATCTCTTTCGAATCCGATAGCTCTGAATAAAGTAGTTACAGGTAATTTTTTCTTTCTATCGATATACGCATACATTACATTGTTAATATCGGTAGCAAATTCAATCCAAGAACCTTTAAAAGGAATAATTCTAGCAGAATATAATTTAGTACCATTTGCATGGAAAGATTGTCCGAAGAAAACCCCTGGAGATCTGTGTAACTGTGATACAACTACACGCTCAGCACCATTGATAACGAATGTACCGCTAGGCGTCATATATGGTATTGTTCCTAAATACACATCTTGAACGATAGTTTCAAAATCTTCGTGTTCAGGGTCAGTACAATATAATTTTAATCTAGCTTTAAGAGGCACACTATACGTTAAACCTCTGTCAATACACTCTTCGATAGTATATCTAGGTGGATCAATAAAGTAATCTAAAAATTCTAATACGAATTGGTTTCTCGTATCAGTAATTGGAAAATTTTCCATGAAGGTATTATACAGCCCTTCGTTGCCTCTTTCGTCAGATTTAGTTTCCAATTGGAAAAAATCTTTAAACGATTTCACTTGAATATCTAGAAAATCTGGATATTGTGGAATGTTTTTTGTTGAAGCAAAATTTAATCTTTCAGTCTGATTAGCAATCATCAATGGATAAAATTTTGATTTAAAAAAAGTAATTTTTGTGTAAAAACACTGTTCTAATAATACTTCCTTTGATTTAGCAGCCGATACATCTTTAAAAACAAACCAGGAAAATATTTGTTTTTTTTCTTCGTTATTGACTCCTTTTTAGCGTATAAAAAATTACATTAATTCAATATACGCAAAATGGTTTAGGTCTTTGAGAACACTCTCAAGACCTAAACCTAGCTTATTTATGAGTATAAATTATTTTAACTCAACTACAGCTCCTGCCTCTTCTAAAGCTTTCTTAAGACCTTCAGCCTCATCTTTAGAAACTCCTTCTTTAACATTTGTTGGAGCAGCATCAACTAAATCTTTAGCTTCTTTAAGACCTAAACCAGTTAATTCTTTAACCGCTTTAACAACTCCTAATTTAGAAGCACCAGCATCTTTTAATACTACTGTGAATTCAGTTTGCTCAGCAGCACCTGCACCAGCATCTCCACCACCAGCAGCAACTACTACAGCTGCAGCAGCAGGCTCGATACCATACTCATCTTTTAATATTGTTGCTAATTCGTTAACTTCTTTAACTGTTAAGTTAACTAATTGTTCTGCGAATTGTTTCAAATCTGCCATTTTTTCTATCTTTTAAAATGTTTTGTAAAAATATAATTTATTAAGTGCGTACTTATTATTCAGCTGAATCTTCCTTCTCTGGTTGATTTTGAAGAGCTGCAAGAACTCTCTTAGCTGGAGATTGTAATAATCCAATAATTTCTGCGATAACTTCTTCTTTAGATTTAATAGCTACTAAGCTATCTAATAAGTTGTCACCGATGTAAATTTCTTGGTTAATGTAAGCCCCTTTAAAGATTGGTTTTTCACCTTTCTTACGGAATTCTTTAATGATTTTTGCTGGAGCGTTAGCTGTATCAGCAATAAACATAGAAGTATTTCCTTTAAGAACTGATGCTAAATCACCGTAGTCATTATCAGAAGCTTCCATTGCTTTTTCTAACAATGTGTTCTTAACAACTTCTAATTTAATACCAGCTTTAAAACAAGCTCTTCTTAAGTTTGAAGTAG of Flavobacterium channae contains these proteins:
- the rpoC gene encoding DNA-directed RNA polymerase subunit beta' — its product is MTRLKDKNTVKRFNKITIGLASPESILAESRGEVLKPETINYRTHKPERDGLFCERIFGPVKDYECACGKYKRIRYKGIVCDRCGVEVTEKKVRRDRVGHINLVVPIAHIWYFRSLPNKIGYILGLPSKKLDMIIYYERYVVIQAGIAKNADGESLQKLDFLTEEEYLNILDTLPMENQYLDDNDPNKFIAKMGAECIMDLLARTDLDELSYSLRHAANNETSKQRKTEALKRLNVVESFRESNLNRENRPEWMILKVIPVIPPELRPLVPLDGGRFATSDLNDLYRRVIIRNNRLKRLMEIKAPEVILRNEKRMLQESVDSLFDNTRKASAVKTESNRPLKSLSDSLKGKQGRFRQNLLGKRVDYSARSVIVVGPEMKLFECGLPKDMAAELYKPFVIRKLIERGIVKTVKSAKKIIDKKEPVVWDILENVIKGHPVLLNRAPTLHRLGIQAFQPKLIEGKAIQLHPLVCTAFNADFDGDQMAVHLPLGPEAILEAQLLMLASHNILNPANGAPITVPSQDMVLGLYYMTKERLSTPEMKILGEGLTFYSAEEVNIALNEGRLELNARVKIRAKDFNEEGELVTKIIQTTAGRVLFNEVVPEAAGYINEVLTKKSLRDIIGKILAVTDVPTTAAFLDNMKDMGYKFAFRGGLSFSLGDIRIPEQKGKLIADAREQVEGISMNYSMGLITNNERYNQVIDIWTSANAQLTELAMKNIREDQQGFNSVYMMLDSGARGSKEQIRQLTGMRGLMAKPKKSTAGGGEIIENPILSNFKEGLSILEYFISTHGARKGLADTALKTADAGYLTRRLHDVSQDVIVNSVDCGTLRGIEVSALKKNEEIVETLGERILGRVALQDVINPLDSEILVHAGEQITEAIVKKIEASPVERVDVRSPLTCEATKGICAKCYGRNLATGKMTQKGEAVGVIAAQSIGEPGTQLTLRTFHVGGVAGGISEESSIVTRFAGKLEIEDLKTVKGEDADGNTVDIVISRSTELKLVDAKTGILLNTHYIPYGSSIFVKDGDVVEKGTTICKWDPYNGVIVSEFTGKIAYEDLEQGQSFLVEIDEQTGFQEKVISEGRNKKLVPTLLIYGKDGELIRSYNLPVGAHLMVDDGEKIKAGKILVKIPRRSSKAGDITGGLPRITELLEARNPSNPAVVSEIDGVVTFGKIKRGNREIAIESKFGEVKKYLVKLSNQILVQENDFVKAGTPLSDGAITPEDILRIQGPSAVQQYLVNEIQEVYRLQGVKINDKHFEVVIRQMMRKVRIVDPGDTLFLEDQLAHTSDFIVENDKLYGMKVVEDAGDSENLKPGQIVSPRQLRDENSLLKRNDRNLVVARDVVTATATPVLQGITRASLQTKSFISAASFQETTKVLNEAAVAGKIDTLEGLKENVIVGHRIPAGTGMRDYDNTIVGSKEEYNELMAAKEEFNY
- the rpoB gene encoding DNA-directed RNA polymerase subunit beta, with translation MIANQTERLNFASTKNIPQYPDFLDIQVKSFKDFFQLETKSDERGNEGLYNTFMENFPITDTRNQFVLEFLDYFIDPPRYTIEECIDRGLTYSVPLKARLKLYCTDPEHEDFETIVQDVYLGTIPYMTPSGTFVINGAERVVVSQLHRSPGVFFGQSFHANGTKLYSARIIPFKGSWIEFATDINNVMYAYIDRKKKLPVTTLFRAIGFERDKDILEIFDLAEEIKVSKTGIKKYAGRRLAARVLNTWHEDFVDEDTGEVVSIERNEIILDRDTILDKDNIEEIIEADVKTILLHKEDNNAADYTIIHNTLQKDPTNSEKEAVEHIYRQLRNAEPPDEETARGIIDKLFFSDQRYNLGEVGRYRMNKKLNLDIPMEKQVLTKEDIITIVKYLIELINSKAEIDDIDHLSNRRVRTVGEQLSAQFGVGLARMARTIRERMNVRDNEVFTPIDLINAKTLSSVINSFFGTNQLSQFMDQTNPLAEITHKRRLSALGPGGLSRERAGFEVRDVHYTHYGRLCPIETPEGPNIGLISSLGVYAKVNGMGFIETPYRKVTNGQVDLVSEPIYLSAEEEEGKMIAQANIEMDGNGQITASNVIAREEGDFPVVAPSAVHYTDVAPNQIASISASLIPFLEHDDANRALMGSNMMRQAVPLLRPEAPIVGTGLERQVASDSRVLINAEGNGTVEYVDADMITIKYDRTEEERMVSFDTDEKTYQLIKYRKTNQSTCINLKPIVRKGDRVAKGQVLCEGYATQNGELAIGRNLKVAFMPWKGYNFEDAIVISEKVVRDDIFTSLHIDDYTLEVRDTKLGNEELTNDIPNVSEEATKDLDENGMIRIGAEVKPGDILIGKITPKGESDPTPEEKLLRAIFGDKAGDVKDASLKASPSLHGVVLDKKLFAKAVKDKRKRSKDKEDVDKLETEFEVKYTDLKDKLIEKLFVIIDGKTSQGVMNDLGEEVLPKGKKFTKKMLQGVEDFAHLTKGQWTTDEHTNAMVNDLIHNYKIKLNDLQGWLRREKFTITVGDELPSGILKLAKVYIAKKRKLKVGDKMAGRHGNKGIVAKIVRHEDMPFLEDGTPVDIVLNPLGVPSRMNIGQIYETVLGWAGQKLGKKFATPIFDGATLDQINELTDEAGIPRFGHTYLYDGGTGERFHQRATVGVIYMLKLGHMVDDKMHARSIGPYSLITQQPLGGKAQFGGQRFGEMEVWALEAYGASSTLREILTVKSDDVIGRAKTYESIVKGETMPEPGLPESFNVLMHELKGLGLDIRLEE
- the rplL gene encoding 50S ribosomal protein L7/L12, which produces MADLKQFAEQLVNLTVKEVNELATILKDEYGIEPAAAAVVVAAGGGDAGAGAAEQTEFTVVLKDAGASKLGVVKAVKELTGLGLKEAKDLVDAAPTNVKEGVSKDEAEGLKKALEEAGAVVELK
- the rplJ gene encoding 50S ribosomal protein L10 produces the protein MTREEKSIAIEDLTAQLADVNVVYLADISGLDADTTSNLRRACFKAGIKLEVVKNTLLEKAMEASDNDYGDLASVLKGNTSMFIADTANAPAKIIKEFRKKGEKPIFKGAYINQEIYIGDNLLDSLVAIKSKEEVIAEIIGLLQSPAKRVLAALQNQPEKEDSAE